In the genome of Monodelphis domestica isolate mMonDom1 chromosome 2, mMonDom1.pri, whole genome shotgun sequence, one region contains:
- the ACBD4 gene encoding acyl-CoA-binding domain-containing protein 4 isoform X4 produces the protein MWTERDRPEPDHQKQFHAAVSVIQSLPKNGSYRPSYEEMLRFYSYYKQATQGPCHMPRPGFWDPIGRYKWDAWHRLGRMSQKEAMAAYITEMKVVAQKVIDTVPLSEVDDGMFNYFVPLYEMIPDMPQPPEVFLKKLTAWKEKIPNGDMKMAFDPLPPPEEPAPQTSGAQLPRVPSIHGRASMDLDTEIFCDSLEQLEPEQGEWLQEELKESLVGEPDVSSDHLLSREREMLRTPQGPREFEAWLASTVQALQESMQDVQGRLRCLESLPRPAKGTVS, from the exons ATGTGGACAGAAAGGGACAGACCAGAGCCAGACCACCAGAAGCAATTCCATGCTGCCGTTAGTGTCATCCAGAGTCTACCCAAGAATG GTTCTTATCGGCCATCCTATGAAGAGATGTTGCGTTTCTATAGTTACTACAAGCAGGCCACCCAGGGCCCCTGTCACATGCCCAGGCCCGGCTTCTGGGACCCCATCGGGCGCTATAAATG GGATGCCTGGCACAGACTGGGCAGGATGAGCCAGAAGGAGGCAATGGCAGCTTATATCACCGAGATGAAGGTGGTGGCCCAGAAG GTGATAGACACGGTTCCTTTGAGTGAGGTGGATGATGGCATGTTTAACTACTTTGTACCTTTGTACGAGATGATCCCTGACATGCCTCAGCCCCCAGAGGTCTTCTTGAAGAAACTCACAG CTTGGAAGGAAAAGAtaccaaatggggacatgaaaaTGGCCTTTGACCCCCTGCCACCTCCTGAAGAGCCGGCCCCCCAGACTTCAG gaGCACAGCTACCCAGGGTTCCCAGCATCCACGGGAGAGCCTCCATGGACCTGGACACTGAGATTTTCTGTGACTCCCTGGAACAGCTGGAGCCTGAGCAG GGCGAGTGGCTGCAAGAGGAGCTGAAGGAAAGCCTGGTGGGAGAGCCCGACGTCAGCAGTGACCACTTGCTTTCAAGAGAGCGAG AAATGTTGAGGACTCCCCAGGGTCCCCGGGAGTTTGAAGCATGGCTGGCCAGTACAGTGCAAGCCCTGCAGGAGAGCATGCAGGATGTCCAGGGGAGGTTACGGTGCTTAGAGAGCCTGCCCCGACCTGCCAAG GGGACAGTAAGCTGA
- the HEXIM1 gene encoding protein HEXIM1, whose translation MAECQQQQQTSQTSSNCTGAMGRAERYTEPPGEDCRWQSRASSELDEILGKEEGGGNPAPAPPPRPTLACLDPGCPEGGEKGQNHDNLTAVGTAAAAAQPLGEGHRPGTQPPQSCQGYGGDKFAVPVGQEEEAWRQQQQQRQLGKKKHRRRPSKKKRHWKPYYKLTWEEKKKFDEKQSQRASRVRAEMFAKGQPVAPYNTTQFLMDDHDQEEPDLKTGLYTKRAAAKSDDTSDEDFLEEAGEEDGGSDGMGGDGSEFLQRDFSETYERYHAESLQNMSKQELIKEYMELEKCLSRMEDENNRLRLESKKFGEDSRVRELELELDRLKAENLQLLKENELHRQQERAPLSKFGD comes from the coding sequence ATGGCCGAGTGTCAGCAGCAGCAACAGACTTCTCAAACTTCTTCCAACTGTACAGGTGCTATGGGTAGAGCCGAGCGTTATACCGAGCCCCCCGGGGAGGACTGTAGGTGGCAATCGAGAGCTTCCTCTGAACTTGATGAGATCcttgggaaagaagagggaggggggaacccAGCCCCAGCTCCCCCTCCCAGGCCGACTCTGGCGTGCCTAGACCCCGGCTGCCCAGAGGGGGGCGAGAAGGGCCAGAACCACGACAATCTGACAGCTGTCGggactgctgctgctgctgctcagcCTTTGGGTGAGGGGCATAGGCCCGGAACCCAGCCCCCGCAGTCGTGCCAAGGTTATGGGGGCGACAAGTTTGCAGTTCCTGTCGGGCAGGAGGAGGAGGCCTGgcggcagcagcaacagcaaagACAACTGGGGAAGAAGAAGCACAGGAGACGGCCTTCCAAGAAGAAGCGGCACTGGAAGCCTTACTACAAGCTGAcctgggaggagaaaaagaagttcGACGAGAAGCAGAGCCAGAGGGCGTCCCGGGTTCGAGCCGAGATGTTCGCCAAAGGACAGCCGGTCGCCCCCTATAATACGACCCAGTTTCTAATGGATGACCACGACCAGGAGGAGCCAGACCTCAAAACCGGCCTCTACACCAAGCGGGCGGCGGCCAAGTCGGACGATACGAGTGATGAggacttcttggaggaggccggGGAGGAGGATGGGGGCAGTGATGGGATGGGGGGGGACGGAAGTGAGTTTCTCCAAAGGGACTTCTCCGAGACTTATGAACGGTACCATGCGGAGAGCCTCCAGAACATGAGCAAGCAGGAATTGATCAAAGAATATATGGAGCTGGAAAAGTGTCTCTCCAGGATGGAGGACGAGAACAACCGGCTGAGGTTGGAGAGCAAGAAGTTTGGGGAGGACTCCCGGGTAAGAGAACTAGAGTTGGAGCTGGACAGGCTAAAAGCCGAGAATCTCCAGTTGTTGAAAGAGAATGAACTGCACAGACAGCAGGAGAGAGCGCCTCTTTCCAAGTTTGGAGACTAG
- the ACBD4 gene encoding acyl-CoA-binding domain-containing protein 4 isoform X2, with translation MWTERDRPEPDHQKQFHAAVSVIQSLPKNGSYRPSYEEMLRFYSYYKQATQGPCHMPRPGFWDPIGRYKWDAWHRLGRMSQKEAMAAYITEMKVVAQKVIDTVPLSEVDDGMFNYFVPLYEMIPDMPQPPEVFLKKLTAWKEKIPNGDMKMAFDPLPPPEEPAPQTSGAQLPRVPSIHGRASMDLDTEIFCDSLEQLEPEQGEWLQEELKESLVGEPDVSSDHLLSREREMLRTPQGPREFEAWLASTVQALQESMQDVQGRLRCLESLPRPAKSPQPQQGPWALELSTPTLLLLLLWPFVVQWIYRQFRRQKR, from the exons ATGTGGACAGAAAGGGACAGACCAGAGCCAGACCACCAGAAGCAATTCCATGCTGCCGTTAGTGTCATCCAGAGTCTACCCAAGAATG GTTCTTATCGGCCATCCTATGAAGAGATGTTGCGTTTCTATAGTTACTACAAGCAGGCCACCCAGGGCCCCTGTCACATGCCCAGGCCCGGCTTCTGGGACCCCATCGGGCGCTATAAATG GGATGCCTGGCACAGACTGGGCAGGATGAGCCAGAAGGAGGCAATGGCAGCTTATATCACCGAGATGAAGGTGGTGGCCCAGAAG GTGATAGACACGGTTCCTTTGAGTGAGGTGGATGATGGCATGTTTAACTACTTTGTACCTTTGTACGAGATGATCCCTGACATGCCTCAGCCCCCAGAGGTCTTCTTGAAGAAACTCACAG CTTGGAAGGAAAAGAtaccaaatggggacatgaaaaTGGCCTTTGACCCCCTGCCACCTCCTGAAGAGCCGGCCCCCCAGACTTCAG gaGCACAGCTACCCAGGGTTCCCAGCATCCACGGGAGAGCCTCCATGGACCTGGACACTGAGATTTTCTGTGACTCCCTGGAACAGCTGGAGCCTGAGCAG GGCGAGTGGCTGCAAGAGGAGCTGAAGGAAAGCCTGGTGGGAGAGCCCGACGTCAGCAGTGACCACTTGCTTTCAAGAGAGCGAG AAATGTTGAGGACTCCCCAGGGTCCCCGGGAGTTTGAAGCATGGCTGGCCAGTACAGTGCAAGCCCTGCAGGAGAGCATGCAGGATGTCCAGGGGAGGTTACGGTGCTTAGAGAGCCTGCCCCGACCTGCCAAG aGCCCCCAGCCCCAGCAGGGGCCCTGGGCCTTGGAGCTCTCTACCCCcacactcctcctcctcctcctgtggCCTTTTGTGGTTCAGTGGATCTACCGACAGTTCCGAAGGCAGAAGAGGTGA
- the ACBD4 gene encoding acyl-CoA-binding domain-containing protein 4 isoform X1, which translates to MWTERDRPEPDHQKQFHAAVSVIQSLPKNGSYRPSYEEMLRFYSYYKQATQGPCHMPRPGFWDPIGRYKWDAWHRLGRMSQKEAMAAYITEMKVVAQKVIDTVPLSEVDDGMFNYFVPLYEMIPDMPQPPEVFLKKLTAWKEKIPNGDMKMAFDPLPPPEEPAPQTSALLPPLPGAQLPRVPSIHGRASMDLDTEIFCDSLEQLEPEQGEWLQEELKESLVGEPDVSSDHLLSREREMLRTPQGPREFEAWLASTVQALQESMQDVQGRLRCLESLPRPAKSPQPQQGPWALELSTPTLLLLLLWPFVVQWIYRQFRRQKR; encoded by the exons ATGTGGACAGAAAGGGACAGACCAGAGCCAGACCACCAGAAGCAATTCCATGCTGCCGTTAGTGTCATCCAGAGTCTACCCAAGAATG GTTCTTATCGGCCATCCTATGAAGAGATGTTGCGTTTCTATAGTTACTACAAGCAGGCCACCCAGGGCCCCTGTCACATGCCCAGGCCCGGCTTCTGGGACCCCATCGGGCGCTATAAATG GGATGCCTGGCACAGACTGGGCAGGATGAGCCAGAAGGAGGCAATGGCAGCTTATATCACCGAGATGAAGGTGGTGGCCCAGAAG GTGATAGACACGGTTCCTTTGAGTGAGGTGGATGATGGCATGTTTAACTACTTTGTACCTTTGTACGAGATGATCCCTGACATGCCTCAGCCCCCAGAGGTCTTCTTGAAGAAACTCACAG CTTGGAAGGAAAAGAtaccaaatggggacatgaaaaTGGCCTTTGACCCCCTGCCACCTCCTGAAGAGCCGGCCCCCCAGACTTCAG cccttctccctcccctcccaggaGCACAGCTACCCAGGGTTCCCAGCATCCACGGGAGAGCCTCCATGGACCTGGACACTGAGATTTTCTGTGACTCCCTGGAACAGCTGGAGCCTGAGCAG GGCGAGTGGCTGCAAGAGGAGCTGAAGGAAAGCCTGGTGGGAGAGCCCGACGTCAGCAGTGACCACTTGCTTTCAAGAGAGCGAG AAATGTTGAGGACTCCCCAGGGTCCCCGGGAGTTTGAAGCATGGCTGGCCAGTACAGTGCAAGCCCTGCAGGAGAGCATGCAGGATGTCCAGGGGAGGTTACGGTGCTTAGAGAGCCTGCCCCGACCTGCCAAG aGCCCCCAGCCCCAGCAGGGGCCCTGGGCCTTGGAGCTCTCTACCCCcacactcctcctcctcctcctgtggCCTTTTGTGGTTCAGTGGATCTACCGACAGTTCCGAAGGCAGAAGAGGTGA
- the ACBD4 gene encoding acyl-CoA-binding domain-containing protein 4 isoform X3: MWTERDRPEPDHQKQFHAAVSVIQSLPKNGSYRPSYEEMLRFYSYYKQATQGPCHMPRPGFWDPIGRYKWDAWHRLGRMSQKEAMAAYITEMKVVAQKVIDTVPLSEVDDGMFNYFVPLYEMIPDMPQPPEVFLKKLTAWKEKIPNGDMKMAFDPLPPPEEPAPQTSALLPPLPGAQLPRVPSIHGRASMDLDTEIFCDSLEQLEPEQGEWLQEELKESLVGEPDVSSDHLLSREREMLRTPQGPREFEAWLASTVQALQESMQDVQGRLRCLESLPRPAKGTVS, from the exons ATGTGGACAGAAAGGGACAGACCAGAGCCAGACCACCAGAAGCAATTCCATGCTGCCGTTAGTGTCATCCAGAGTCTACCCAAGAATG GTTCTTATCGGCCATCCTATGAAGAGATGTTGCGTTTCTATAGTTACTACAAGCAGGCCACCCAGGGCCCCTGTCACATGCCCAGGCCCGGCTTCTGGGACCCCATCGGGCGCTATAAATG GGATGCCTGGCACAGACTGGGCAGGATGAGCCAGAAGGAGGCAATGGCAGCTTATATCACCGAGATGAAGGTGGTGGCCCAGAAG GTGATAGACACGGTTCCTTTGAGTGAGGTGGATGATGGCATGTTTAACTACTTTGTACCTTTGTACGAGATGATCCCTGACATGCCTCAGCCCCCAGAGGTCTTCTTGAAGAAACTCACAG CTTGGAAGGAAAAGAtaccaaatggggacatgaaaaTGGCCTTTGACCCCCTGCCACCTCCTGAAGAGCCGGCCCCCCAGACTTCAG cccttctccctcccctcccaggaGCACAGCTACCCAGGGTTCCCAGCATCCACGGGAGAGCCTCCATGGACCTGGACACTGAGATTTTCTGTGACTCCCTGGAACAGCTGGAGCCTGAGCAG GGCGAGTGGCTGCAAGAGGAGCTGAAGGAAAGCCTGGTGGGAGAGCCCGACGTCAGCAGTGACCACTTGCTTTCAAGAGAGCGAG AAATGTTGAGGACTCCCCAGGGTCCCCGGGAGTTTGAAGCATGGCTGGCCAGTACAGTGCAAGCCCTGCAGGAGAGCATGCAGGATGTCCAGGGGAGGTTACGGTGCTTAGAGAGCCTGCCCCGACCTGCCAAG GGGACAGTAAGCTGA